From Rhodospirillaceae bacterium, one genomic window encodes:
- the aroB gene encoding 3-dehydroquinate synthase, translated as MTGSETSPGDPAARVRVSLAERSYDILIANGLRRRFAAEIAAALPRPRAIVVTDETVSGHYLAPLEAGLAAAGVSADSIVLPPGEETKSFAHLERLTAQCLDLGLERRDTLIALGGGVIGDLAGFAAAILLRGVGCIQLPTTLLAQVDSSVGGKTAIDMPGGKNLVGAFHQPGLVLIDPETLDTLDRRQRLAGYAETVKYGLIRDRAFFEWLEANGRAVVDGGGDARVRAIETACTAKSEIVARDERESGERALLNLGHTFAHALETATGYSDRLLHGEAVAIGMCMAFDLSADLGWTGRQEAARVRAHLESVGLPTAPAAVEGLGLTPAAAIGLMRRDKKVADGRIVFVMVRGIGEAFVTAAVEEGDLESYLSKVLG; from the coding sequence ATGACGGGATCCGAAACCTCGCCCGGCGATCCCGCGGCGCGCGTCCGGGTCTCCCTCGCCGAGCGCAGCTACGACATCCTGATCGCCAACGGGCTGCGCCGCCGGTTTGCGGCGGAGATCGCAGCGGCATTGCCCCGGCCGCGCGCCATCGTCGTGACCGACGAGACCGTCTCCGGGCACTATCTGGCGCCGCTGGAGGCCGGCCTTGCGGCAGCCGGCGTTTCGGCCGATTCGATCGTCCTGCCGCCGGGCGAGGAGACCAAGTCCTTCGCCCATCTCGAACGGCTCACCGCGCAATGCCTCGATCTCGGCCTGGAGCGGCGCGACACGCTGATCGCGCTGGGCGGCGGCGTGATCGGCGACCTTGCGGGGTTTGCCGCGGCGATCCTGCTGCGCGGGGTCGGCTGCATCCAGCTCCCGACGACGCTGCTCGCCCAGGTCGATTCGTCGGTCGGCGGCAAGACGGCGATCGACATGCCGGGCGGCAAGAACCTGGTCGGCGCCTTCCACCAGCCCGGGCTTGTCCTGATCGATCCGGAGACGCTGGATACGCTCGACCGGCGCCAGCGCCTTGCCGGCTACGCCGAGACGGTCAAATACGGGCTGATCCGGGACCGCGCCTTCTTCGAATGGCTGGAGGCGAACGGCCGCGCCGTGGTCGACGGCGGCGGCGATGCGAGGGTGCGGGCCATCGAGACCGCCTGTACGGCCAAATCGGAGATCGTTGCGCGGGACGAGCGCGAATCCGGGGAGCGTGCGCTCCTGAATCTGGGCCATACCTTCGCCCACGCGCTCGAAACGGCAACCGGCTACAGCGACCGCCTGCTGCACGGCGAAGCCGTCGCCATCGGCATGTGCATGGCCTTCGACCTGTCGGCCGACCTGGGATGGACCGGCAGGCAGGAGGCCGCGCGGGTCCGGGCCCATCTCGAGTCCGTCGGCCTGCCGACCGCGCCGGCCGCCGTCGAAGGCCTCGGCCTCACGCCCGCCGCAGCGATCGGCCTGATGCGCAGGGACAAGAAGGTCGCCGACGGCCGGATCGTCTTCGTCATGGTCCGCGGCATCGGCGAGGCCTTCGTCACCGCCGCGGTCGAAGAGGGCGACCTGGAGTCCTATCTCTCGAAGGTACTGGGCTGA
- a CDS encoding shikimate kinase, with amino-acid sequence MTAHSDISRLRVGRTVVLVGLMGVGKSAVGRRLARRLDLPFIDADAEIEAAAGNSIEELFRQHGEAEFRAGERRVIARLLEGEPHVLATGGGAFMDPETRGLVRARGISIWLNADLDTLVERVSRRSNRPLLKNGDARQTLSELMAIRNPVYAEADITVASVDRPLGEMTVRVADALQDWIAAHPERALRPAPKR; translated from the coding sequence ATGACGGCCCACAGCGACATATCCCGGCTCCGCGTCGGCAGGACGGTTGTCCTCGTCGGCCTGATGGGCGTTGGCAAGTCCGCGGTCGGCCGGCGGCTGGCCCGGCGGCTCGACCTGCCGTTCATCGACGCCGACGCCGAGATCGAAGCGGCCGCCGGCAATTCCATCGAGGAGCTTTTCCGGCAGCATGGCGAAGCGGAATTCCGCGCCGGCGAGCGCAGGGTCATCGCCCGGTTGCTCGAAGGCGAACCGCATGTCCTTGCCACCGGCGGCGGCGCTTTCATGGATCCCGAGACGCGCGGCCTCGTCAGGGCGCGGGGCATATCGATCTGGCTGAACGCCGATCTGGATACCCTCGTGGAACGGGTGAGCCGCCGCAGCAACAGGCCGCTCCTGAAAAACGGCGATGCGCGGCAGACCCTGTCGGAGCTGATGGCGATCCGCAACCCGGTCTATGCGGAGGCGGATATTACCGTTGCCAGCGTCGACCGGCCGCTGGGCGAAATGACGGTCCGGGTGGCCGACGCGCTTCAGGACTGGATCGCCGCCCATCCGGAACGGGCATTGCGGCCGGCGCCGAAGCGATGA
- the xerD gene encoding site-specific tyrosine recombinase XerD: MTAGLPPSAELFEEMLRAERGASDNTVQAYRRDLAHLAAFLAEDGASLDNAGPGALSGYLAALDRAGMAARTAARRLSAMRQFYGFLHAEGRRADNPTATLEAPRRGRPLPKLLSEPEVDGLLQAAGDRAGPDGVRLVALMQLLYATGMRVSELVSLPLAAAVRDPRLILVRGKGGKERLVPLNQAAREAVQAWVEVRNRNPRLAASHFLFPSRSGAGHLTRHRFGQLLKDLAIEAGIDPPRVSPHVLRHAFATHLLNRGADLRSVQQMLGHADISTTQIYTHVLDERLRRLVEDHHPLAGGPAD, from the coding sequence GTGACCGCGGGACTGCCGCCATCGGCCGAGCTGTTCGAGGAGATGCTGCGCGCCGAGCGCGGCGCCTCGGACAATACCGTCCAGGCCTATCGGCGCGACCTTGCGCATCTGGCGGCCTTCCTGGCCGAAGACGGGGCGAGCCTCGACAATGCCGGGCCGGGCGCCCTGAGCGGGTATCTGGCAGCGCTCGACCGGGCCGGCATGGCGGCGCGGACCGCCGCGCGCCGCCTGTCCGCGATGCGCCAGTTCTACGGCTTTCTGCATGCCGAAGGCCGGCGCGCCGATAATCCGACGGCGACGCTGGAAGCGCCGAGGCGGGGCCGCCCGCTGCCGAAGCTCCTCTCCGAGCCGGAGGTCGACGGCCTGTTGCAGGCGGCCGGCGACCGCGCGGGGCCGGACGGCGTCCGCCTCGTTGCGCTGATGCAGCTGCTCTATGCAACCGGGATGCGAGTCAGCGAACTGGTCAGCCTGCCGCTCGCCGCGGCGGTGCGCGACCCGCGCCTGATCCTGGTGCGCGGCAAGGGCGGCAAGGAACGTCTGGTGCCGCTGAACCAGGCGGCGCGGGAAGCGGTCCAGGCCTGGGTCGAGGTCCGCAACCGGAATCCGCGCCTCGCGGCATCGCATTTCCTGTTTCCGTCGCGCTCCGGCGCCGGGCACCTGACCCGCCACCGCTTCGGCCAGCTGTTGAAGGACCTGGCGATCGAGGCGGGCATCGATCCGCCCCGGGTGTCGCCCCATGTCCTGCGCCACGCCTTCGCGACCCATCTGCTCAACCGCGGCGCCGACCTGCGCAGCGTCCAGCAGATGCTCGGCCATGCCGACATCTCGACCACGCAGATCTATACCCATGTGCTGGACGAGCGGCTGCGGCGGCTGGTCGAGGACCATCATCCCCTCGCCGGCGGGCCGGCGGATTAG
- a CDS encoding CoA ester lyase produces MSHIQIAPAPARLNRSELAVPGSSPRFFEKAAAGEADIVFLDLEDAVAPDRKAEARRNVIEAIGDCDWGDKALSVRINGLDTPYMYRDIVDLLETCSERLDLIMIPKLGTAADVYTVDALVSQVEMAMGRKKRIGFELIVETALGMQNITEIAAASPRNESLHFGAADYAASTRMRTVQIGGANPDYGVLTDPDESGRREFHWADMWHYEITRMVVAARANGLRPCDGPFGDFRDAEAFAAHARRAAVLGCDGKWAIHPSQIGLANDIFTPPADEVEKARAIIAAMRESEAAGAGAAALDGKLIDYASIRQSEHLVAMADAIAAKG; encoded by the coding sequence ATGTCCCACATCCAGATCGCGCCGGCGCCGGCGCGGCTCAACCGCAGCGAACTGGCCGTTCCGGGCTCCAGCCCGCGCTTTTTCGAGAAGGCGGCTGCCGGCGAGGCCGACATCGTCTTTCTCGATCTGGAGGACGCCGTCGCGCCGGACAGGAAGGCCGAGGCCCGCAGGAACGTCATCGAGGCGATCGGCGATTGCGACTGGGGCGACAAGGCGCTCTCGGTGCGGATCAACGGGCTCGATACGCCCTACATGTATCGCGACATCGTCGACCTGCTGGAGACCTGCTCCGAACGCCTCGACCTGATCATGATTCCCAAGCTCGGGACGGCCGCCGACGTCTACACGGTCGACGCCCTGGTCTCCCAGGTCGAAATGGCGATGGGGCGGAAGAAGCGCATCGGCTTCGAACTCATCGTCGAGACGGCGCTCGGCATGCAGAACATCACGGAAATCGCTGCTGCCAGCCCGCGCAACGAGAGCCTGCATTTCGGCGCCGCGGACTATGCCGCCTCGACCCGGATGCGCACGGTACAGATCGGCGGCGCCAACCCGGATTACGGCGTGCTGACCGATCCGGACGAGAGCGGCCGGCGCGAGTTCCACTGGGCCGACATGTGGCACTACGAAATCACCCGCATGGTGGTCGCCGCGCGGGCCAACGGGCTGCGGCCGTGCGACGGACCGTTCGGCGATTTCCGCGACGCCGAGGCCTTCGCCGCCCACGCCAGGCGCGCCGCCGTGCTGGGCTGCGACGGCAAATGGGCGATCCACCCGAGCCAGATCGGCCTCGCCAACGACATCTTCACGCCGCCGGCGGACGAGGTCGAAAAGGCGCGGGCGATCATCGCCGCCATGCGGGAGAGCGAAGCCGCCGGCGCCGGCGCCGCGGCCCTCGACGGCAAGCTGATCGACTACGCCTCGATCCGCCAGTCCGAGCATCTCGTGGCGATGGCGGACGCGATCGCGGCGAAGGGGTAG
- the clpS gene encoding ATP-dependent Clp protease adapter ClpS has protein sequence MTGIDTKPRTDTRPETRKKTQRPRLHKVILLNDDYTPREFVVRVLRAVFRMSEDQAYRVMMTAHTRDACVVAVYTKDVAESKATEGTEEGRKAGHPLTFTTEPEE, from the coding sequence ATGACCGGCATCGATACAAAGCCCCGTACCGATACCCGCCCGGAGACGCGGAAGAAAACGCAGCGCCCGCGGCTGCACAAGGTCATCCTGCTCAACGACGATTACACGCCGCGCGAATTCGTGGTGCGGGTCCTCAGGGCCGTCTTCCGCATGAGCGAGGACCAGGCCTACCGGGTGATGATGACCGCCCATACGCGCGATGCCTGCGTCGTCGCCGTCTATACGAAGGACGTCGCCGAGAGCAAGGCGACCGAAGGCACGGAGGAAGGCCGCAAGGCCGGCCATCCCCTGACCTTCACCACCGAGCCGGAGGAATAG
- a CDS encoding DMT family transporter: MFVNYLMLFTLGTVWGSTFLFVKLSLPAFDPATLALLRTVLGGAFLIAVAFLLGRRPPRERSLWLALLAIGLIGNAMPFVMINVGQQLIDSSLGAILITTVPLFTLGLAHFFSDDKFTWRKLTGTALGFAGVLVLLGPAALEGLGGALAGQILVIGAAACYAVAIIVTRRTMGDVHPAVSAGWSLAMATALLLPVSFGIGDPLASKPATVPVLAVLALALFSTGTNVLLFFVLIKRTGPNFVAMSNYMSPLVGVAWGALFLAEPVTSAKVAATLTILAGVAVATWQTPRAWKRR; the protein is encoded by the coding sequence ATGTTCGTCAACTATCTCATGCTGTTCACGCTGGGCACGGTCTGGGGCTCGACCTTCCTGTTCGTCAAGCTTTCCCTGCCGGCGTTCGATCCGGCGACCCTCGCCCTGCTCCGCACGGTGCTGGGCGGCGCCTTCCTCATCGCCGTCGCCTTCCTCCTGGGCCGGCGGCCGCCGCGCGAGCGCAGCCTGTGGCTCGCCCTGCTTGCCATCGGGCTGATCGGCAACGCCATGCCCTTCGTCATGATCAACGTCGGCCAGCAGCTTATCGACAGCAGCCTGGGCGCGATCCTGATCACGACCGTGCCGCTGTTCACCCTCGGACTGGCGCACTTTTTCTCGGACGACAAGTTCACCTGGCGCAAGCTGACCGGCACGGCGCTGGGCTTCGCCGGCGTGCTCGTTTTGCTCGGCCCCGCGGCGCTCGAAGGGCTGGGCGGCGCGCTGGCCGGCCAGATCCTGGTGATCGGCGCCGCCGCCTGTTACGCCGTCGCGATCATCGTCACCCGGCGCACGATGGGCGACGTCCATCCTGCGGTCAGCGCGGGCTGGTCGCTCGCCATGGCGACGGCGCTGCTCCTCCCGGTTTCCTTCGGGATCGGCGATCCGCTGGCCTCGAAACCCGCGACGGTGCCGGTACTGGCTGTGCTCGCCCTGGCGCTGTTCAGCACCGGAACGAACGTCCTGCTCTTCTTCGTGCTGATCAAGCGGACCGGGCCGAACTTCGTCGCCATGAGCAACTACATGTCGCCGCTGGTCGGCGTCGCCTGGGGCGCCCTGTTCCTCGCCGAGCCGGTCACCTCGGCAAAGGTCGCCGCCACGCTGACGATCCTGGCCGGCGTTGCAGTGGCGACCTGGCAGACTCCGCGGGCCTGGAAGCGGAGGTGA
- a CDS encoding carboxymuconolactone decarboxylase family protein: MEDPIGKLVSPPTIGPGRKLMAATGYESRQNLEMHHWPELRQSVNDLLRLVFPGRGIDGELKQLIFTAASLASGCLHCQSHGSYHLHKLGVSDERIQALWSYQTSPEFSDAERAALDLAFAAGVSPNAVEPENYVELRKHYSNDQIIEILAVIAVGGFLNRWNDTIATVTDQESIDFAERVLRPVGWNSGKHTGAAEEQRKGHPITLGYIDR; the protein is encoded by the coding sequence ATGGAGGACCCGATCGGGAAACTGGTCTCACCGCCGACGATCGGCCCCGGGAGGAAGCTTATGGCAGCAACGGGATATGAAAGCCGGCAAAACCTCGAGATGCACCATTGGCCCGAACTGCGGCAGAGTGTGAACGATCTCCTGAGACTCGTCTTTCCGGGCCGCGGTATCGACGGGGAACTCAAACAGCTGATCTTCACGGCCGCGAGCCTGGCAAGCGGATGTCTGCATTGTCAGTCCCACGGCTCCTACCACCTCCACAAGCTCGGGGTCTCGGACGAGAGGATCCAAGCGCTCTGGAGCTATCAGACCTCTCCCGAATTTTCCGATGCCGAGCGGGCGGCCCTCGACCTGGCGTTTGCGGCGGGCGTTTCGCCGAATGCCGTCGAACCGGAGAATTACGTCGAACTGCGCAAGCACTATTCGAACGACCAGATCATCGAGATACTGGCGGTGATCGCGGTCGGCGGCTTCCTGAACCGCTGGAACGACACCATTGCAACGGTCACCGACCAGGAGTCGATCGACTTTGCCGAGCGCGTGCTGCGCCCCGTCGGCTGGAACTCGGGAAAGCACACCGGGGCTGCGGAAGAACAGCGCAAGGGGCACCCGATCACGCTCGGCTATATCGACAGGTAG
- a CDS encoding alkylhydroperoxidase-related (seleno)protein: MTLYADSQYPVRDDLDAVHARHLDQLADPGTWGTGAQRLAVAGEVRQACYDAGTQEEPEDTGPLSKVKLPEAVCATVRKLAVAPRDFDEDSYEEARSGGLSDEEYVEIVGIVSRLTCMDVFARGLGVPLRPLPAARDGRPSRVRPRVARKEMAWVPTVPNLPEGGEEAAEMYGEDYRPYIIRSVSLVPDEVRRHLELEEVQYLPMKNVFIKDFQHHEGFTRAQVELIAGRVSALNECFYUTAGHAWFLRESGRVTGLTVNLAALLDPDRDSGVPGGREILAFADAVIGPDRAALDRARQNLAGAVGPVAVSAAAAIAATFTKNDRMANGTGIPSELKMLRNSREIRAELGLNVFRSSASTFRHYPDDR; the protein is encoded by the coding sequence ATGACCCTCTACGCAGATTCGCAATATCCGGTGCGAGACGATCTCGACGCCGTTCATGCCAGACATCTCGATCAGTTGGCCGACCCGGGCACCTGGGGCACCGGCGCGCAGCGCCTGGCGGTCGCCGGAGAGGTTCGCCAGGCGTGTTATGACGCGGGTACGCAGGAAGAACCGGAAGACACCGGCCCGCTGAGTAAAGTCAAACTGCCGGAGGCGGTCTGCGCGACGGTCCGGAAACTGGCTGTCGCGCCCAGGGATTTCGACGAGGATTCCTATGAAGAAGCCAGGAGCGGCGGTCTCAGCGACGAGGAATATGTCGAAATTGTCGGCATCGTATCGCGCCTGACCTGCATGGACGTGTTTGCCCGCGGCCTTGGCGTTCCTCTACGCCCCCTGCCGGCCGCGCGTGACGGCCGGCCGTCCCGGGTCCGCCCCCGGGTCGCCAGGAAGGAAATGGCCTGGGTGCCCACCGTTCCGAATCTCCCGGAGGGCGGCGAGGAGGCCGCCGAGATGTACGGCGAGGATTACCGGCCCTACATCATCCGGTCGGTCAGTCTGGTGCCGGATGAAGTGCGGCGGCATCTTGAACTGGAAGAAGTGCAATACCTTCCTATGAAGAATGTTTTCATCAAGGATTTTCAGCATCATGAGGGGTTCACGCGCGCCCAGGTCGAACTGATTGCAGGGCGGGTATCCGCCCTCAACGAGTGCTTCTACTGAACGGCGGGCCACGCCTGGTTCCTCCGTGAGAGTGGACGCGTAACCGGCCTCACCGTCAATCTGGCGGCACTGCTCGACCCGGATCGGGACAGCGGGGTGCCCGGCGGCAGGGAAATCCTGGCCTTTGCCGATGCCGTCATCGGACCCGACCGGGCCGCACTGGACCGGGCGCGGCAGAACCTCGCCGGCGCCGTCGGGCCGGTGGCGGTATCGGCGGCGGCGGCCATTGCCGCGACCTTCACCAAGAACGATCGCATGGCCAATGGCACCGGCATTCCGTCCGAGCTGAAAATGTTGCGGAATTCCAGGGAGATCCGGGCGGAACTCGGGTTGAATGTCTTCCGGTCGTCGGCGAGCACGTTCAGGCACTACCCCGACGACAGATAG
- the ettA gene encoding energy-dependent translational throttle protein EttA encodes MDPKKYIYVMKGLSKAYPGGRQVLKDIWLSFFPGAKIGVLGLNGAGKSSLLKIMAGLDDSITGEAWAADGVKIGYLAQEPELDEALTVGENVMAGVGPLAALVERFNEVSMRFGEDLTDEEMNGLIEEQAGLQEQIDAADAWNLDRRIEVAMDALRCPPAEDGVATLSGGERRRVALARLLLSGPDMLLLDEPTNHLDAESVAWLERFLAEFPGTVVAVTHDRYFLDNVAGWILELDRGQGIPWQGNYSSWLDQKQKRLEQEGKTEAARQRTLGRELDWIRQAPRARQSKSKARVSAYESLLAKAGEQAPEQMQIWIPPGPRLGDVVIEAKGVRKAFGDRLLMDDLNFLMPPGSIVGIVGPNGAGKTTLFRMIAGQEAPDAGTLRVGETVQLGFVDQSRASLDDAKTVWQEISGGLDMLQLGKREIPSRAYVSNFNFKGGDQQKKVGMLSGGERNRVHLAKVLKSGANLLLLDEPTNDLDVDTMRALEEALLAFAGSVMVISHDRWFLDRICTHILAFEGESRAVWNEGNWQDYEEDRRKRLGDAAEQPHRIKYRRLDA; translated from the coding sequence ATGGATCCGAAGAAATACATCTATGTCATGAAAGGCCTGTCGAAGGCCTACCCCGGCGGCAGGCAGGTGCTGAAGGATATCTGGCTGTCCTTCTTCCCCGGCGCCAAGATCGGCGTGCTCGGGCTGAACGGCGCCGGCAAATCCTCGCTGCTCAAAATCATGGCCGGGCTGGACGACAGCATCACCGGCGAGGCCTGGGCCGCCGACGGGGTGAAGATCGGCTATCTGGCCCAGGAGCCGGAACTCGATGAGGCGCTGACGGTCGGCGAGAATGTCATGGCGGGCGTCGGGCCGCTGGCGGCGCTGGTCGAGCGGTTCAACGAGGTCTCCATGCGGTTCGGCGAGGATCTGACCGACGAGGAGATGAACGGCCTGATCGAGGAACAGGCCGGGCTCCAGGAGCAGATCGACGCCGCCGACGCCTGGAACCTCGACCGGCGCATCGAGGTCGCGATGGACGCGCTGCGCTGCCCGCCGGCGGAGGACGGCGTCGCCACCCTCTCCGGCGGCGAGCGGCGGCGAGTCGCGCTGGCGCGGCTGCTGCTTTCGGGCCCGGACATGCTGCTGCTCGACGAGCCGACCAACCATCTCGACGCCGAATCGGTCGCGTGGCTCGAACGCTTCCTGGCGGAATTTCCCGGCACCGTCGTGGCGGTGACCCACGACCGCTATTTCCTCGACAATGTCGCCGGCTGGATCCTCGAACTGGACCGCGGGCAGGGCATCCCCTGGCAGGGCAACTACTCGTCGTGGCTCGACCAGAAGCAGAAGCGGCTGGAGCAGGAAGGCAAGACGGAAGCCGCCCGCCAGCGCACGCTCGGCCGAGAGCTGGACTGGATCCGCCAGGCGCCGCGCGCCCGCCAGTCCAAGAGCAAGGCGCGGGTCAGCGCCTACGAGTCGCTGCTCGCCAAAGCCGGCGAACAGGCGCCGGAGCAGATGCAGATCTGGATCCCGCCGGGACCGCGCCTGGGCGATGTCGTGATCGAGGCCAAGGGCGTGCGCAAGGCGTTCGGCGACCGGCTGCTCATGGACGACCTGAACTTCCTGATGCCGCCCGGCAGCATCGTCGGCATCGTCGGGCCGAACGGCGCCGGCAAGACCACCCTGTTCCGCATGATCGCCGGGCAGGAGGCGCCGGACGCCGGCACGTTGCGGGTCGGCGAGACGGTGCAGCTCGGCTTCGTCGACCAGTCGCGCGCCTCGCTCGACGATGCGAAGACAGTGTGGCAGGAGATTTCCGGCGGCCTGGACATGCTGCAACTCGGCAAGCGGGAGATACCCAGCCGCGCCTACGTCTCGAACTTCAACTTCAAGGGCGGCGACCAGCAGAAAAAGGTCGGCATGCTCTCCGGCGGCGAGCGCAACCGGGTGCATCTCGCCAAGGTGCTGAAGTCCGGCGCCAACCTGCTGCTGCTCGACGAGCCGACCAACGATCTGGACGTCGACACCATGCGCGCGCTGGAGGAAGCGCTGCTCGCCTTCGCCGGCTCGGTCATGGTGATCAGCCACGACCGCTGGTTCCTCGACCGCATCTGCACCCACATCCTGGCCTTCGAGGGCGAGAGCCGGGCGGTCTGGAACGAAGGCAACTGGCAGGATTACGAGGAAGACCGGCGCAAACGGCTGGGCGACGCCGCCGAGCAGCCCCACCGCATCAAGTATCGCCGGCTGGATGCCTGA
- a CDS encoding protein-L-isoaspartate O-methyltransferase, with the protein MRFVHPHIRVAAAAPVFIVGVLLAGFSAEAAGCARIADTILVTGEPATGAGGASDSGFSPPLEDFETFAAFMQKARGDKPDFLRAKWERYLAMIENFDLWRDKEKRAFLATAREEFSRSGSAARTYAHTFLDIGCGVTISGPHIVGRMTSELDVQPGDRVLEIGTGSGYQAALLTYLTPHVYSVEIIPSLSESTDRILDRLTDAKYIEFARVLRKTADGYFGWPEHAPFDKIIVTAGIDHIPPPLVKQLADGGVMVIPVGPPGAQSLLKLTKTKSETGRIRIKRHDIYAAQCSRAEKQRCKRKVNFVALTKYRGGKTVSRWGGN; encoded by the coding sequence ATGCGTTTTGTGCATCCGCACATCCGGGTGGCGGCTGCCGCCCCTGTCTTCATTGTCGGGGTCCTCTTGGCCGGTTTCTCGGCCGAGGCCGCCGGCTGCGCCCGGATTGCCGACACGATTCTGGTCACCGGCGAACCGGCGACCGGCGCCGGCGGCGCTTCCGATTCCGGCTTCAGCCCGCCGCTGGAAGATTTCGAGACCTTCGCCGCCTTCATGCAAAAGGCCCGGGGCGACAAGCCGGACTTCCTGCGCGCGAAGTGGGAGCGCTATCTCGCCATGATCGAGAATTTCGACCTGTGGCGGGACAAGGAGAAGCGCGCCTTCCTGGCGACCGCGCGCGAAGAGTTTTCCCGCAGCGGCAGCGCAGCGCGAACCTACGCCCATACCTTTCTCGATATCGGCTGCGGCGTGACGATCTCCGGCCCGCACATCGTGGGCCGCATGACCTCGGAACTGGACGTCCAGCCCGGCGACAGGGTGCTCGAGATCGGCACCGGCTCCGGCTATCAGGCGGCGCTCCTGACCTATCTGACGCCGCACGTCTATTCGGTGGAGATCATTCCGTCCCTTTCCGAGTCGACGGACCGGATTCTCGACAGGCTGACCGATGCCAAATATATCGAGTTCGCCCGGGTCCTGCGGAAGACCGCCGACGGCTATTTCGGCTGGCCGGAGCATGCGCCCTTCGACAAGATCATCGTGACCGCCGGCATCGACCATATCCCGCCGCCCCTGGTAAAGCAGCTGGCGGACGGCGGCGTGATGGTCATCCCGGTCGGCCCGCCCGGCGCCCAGTCATTGCTCAAGCTGACCAAGACAAAAAGCGAGACCGGCCGCATCCGCATCAAGCGGCACGATATCTACGCCGCCCAATGCAGCCGGGCGGAAAAGCAGCGCTGCAAGCGTAAGGTGAACTTCGTGGCGCTCACCAAGTATCGGGGCGGCAAGACCGTTTCGCGCTGGGGCGGGAACTAG
- a CDS encoding glucose 1-dehydrogenase — protein MQLKDKAAIVTGAASGFGEAIARRYAAEGANVVCADLNDQLGRKVADEIGGAYVHADVADRDDVKAMVRTAVDRYGRLDTMVNNAGITHVNRPMLEVGEEEFDRIFAVNVKAIYLAALEIVPLMREQGGGCIINTASTAGLRPRPGLTWYNASKGAAITMTKSMAAELGPDNIRVNALCPVAGDTPLLASFLGANPREAFEATVPLGRLCTSEDVAKAALWLASDEASFITGVAFPVDGGRGV, from the coding sequence ATGCAGCTCAAGGACAAGGCCGCCATCGTCACCGGCGCGGCATCGGGATTCGGCGAGGCCATCGCCCGGCGCTATGCCGCGGAGGGCGCGAACGTCGTCTGCGCCGACCTGAACGACCAGCTCGGCCGCAAGGTCGCCGACGAGATCGGCGGCGCCTATGTCCATGCCGACGTCGCCGACCGGGACGACGTGAAGGCCATGGTCCGCACCGCGGTCGACCGCTACGGGCGGCTCGACACCATGGTCAACAATGCCGGCATCACCCACGTCAACCGGCCGATGCTGGAGGTCGGCGAAGAGGAATTCGACCGCATCTTCGCCGTCAACGTGAAGGCGATCTACCTGGCGGCGCTGGAGATCGTGCCGCTGATGCGCGAGCAGGGCGGCGGCTGCATCATCAACACCGCCTCGACTGCCGGCCTGCGCCCGCGGCCGGGCCTGACCTGGTACAACGCCTCGAAGGGCGCGGCCATCACCATGACCAAGTCGATGGCGGCCGAGCTCGGCCCGGACAACATCCGGGTCAACGCGCTCTGCCCGGTCGCCGGCGATACGCCGCTGCTCGCCTCCTTCCTCGGCGCCAATCCGCGCGAGGCCTTCGAGGCGACGGTGCCGCTCGGCCGGCTCTGCACCTCCGAGGATGTCGCCAAGGCCGCCCTGTGGCTGGCGAGCGACGAGGCGAGCTTCATCACTGGCGTCGCCTTCCCGGTCGACGGCGGACGGGGGGTGTAG
- a CDS encoding DUF1330 domain-containing protein, whose protein sequence is MEGCLTDSAAGLQEDAVAGIFVAFVNVTDPEKYKNYTALTPAAVAAYDGEWLVRGGETETFEGPEEARRVVVIRFPSVERAREFWTSQEYQTAKIERAGAAEMHAILAEGA, encoded by the coding sequence ATGGAAGGCTGTCTTACCGACAGCGCAGCCGGATTGCAGGAGGATGCCGTGGCAGGAATATTCGTCGCGTTCGTGAACGTGACCGACCCGGAAAAATACAAGAACTACACCGCGCTGACCCCGGCGGCGGTCGCCGCCTACGATGGCGAGTGGCTGGTGCGCGGCGGCGAAACCGAGACCTTCGAGGGGCCGGAAGAGGCCCGCCGGGTCGTCGTCATCCGCTTCCCCTCGGTCGAGCGGGCGCGGGAATTCTGGACATCGCAGGAATACCAGACGGCGAAGATCGAACGCGCCGGCGCGGCCGAGATGCACGCGATCCTCGCCGAGGGCGCGTGA